In Triticum urartu cultivar G1812 chromosome 6, Tu2.1, whole genome shotgun sequence, the following proteins share a genomic window:
- the LOC125512752 gene encoding GDSL esterase/lipase At5g45950-like has product MRRPAVVAVALLLLIAWQPSPGRTAAAMDEQDDDPPARSLPPPDEQDDDPPPVRSMPPPPPSDEQEDNPSWPGLPLLPPPPPPEESDAPGVPSLPGSMPLPPPPPPAEPAAPPTRPRRARLPPRQDDPPEPEPPELPRHRRTPKDPTPPRTVVPPQEPGWAAVPLPMAPMPAPGRPINYSTTGWTTMLVFGDSTVDPGNNNRLQTVMRANFLPYGAGFLGGRPTGRFSNGRLITDILAERLGVARSLPGFREPRLRPRQLRRGVSFASAGSGYDDATARVSNTLSFSNQVEDLWRYRRNLQRLVGPRRAGQLLRRATFVISAGTTDLFNHYLATNRSGTESWPPYENLLITRVANYTQAMRALGGRRFVFVGVPPVGCLPLVRTLLGTGAETCHENMNSMATSFNRRLGEVVRFLRNQRDIRATFVDVYPIISMATIDPKNFGLTETSRGCCGTGVIEVGQTCRGRLTCTDPSKYMYWDAVHQTERMNQIITDYVIMNSIGEIYA; this is encoded by the exons ATGAGGAGGCCGGCGGTGGTTGCGGTGGCACTGCTCCTGCTCATCGCATGGCAGCCGTCGCCGGGGAGGACGGCGGCCGCGATGGACGAGCAGGACGACGATCCACCCGCCCGCAGCCTGCCGCCGCCGGACGAGCAGGACGACGATCC TCCACCTGTGCGAAgcatgccgccgccgccgccgtcggacGAGCAGGAGGATAATCCATCCTGGCCTGGGCTTCCAttgttgccgccgccgcccccaccggAGGAGTCCGATGCGCCAGGAGTACCCTCGCTGCCGGGCTCcatgccgctgccgccgccgccgccgccggcggaaCCAGCAGCGCCGCCGACTCGCCCCCGGCGTGCGCGGCTGCCGCCGAGGCAGGACGATCCGCCGGAACCTGAGCCGCCGGAGCTGCCTCGCCATAGGCGGACGCCGAAGGATCCGACGCCGCCACGGACGGTGGTGCCACCGCAGGAACCGGGGTGGGCCGCGGTGCCGCTGCCGATGGCACCAATGCCGGCTCCTGGGAGGCCGATCAACTACAGCACCACCGGCTGGACGACCATGCTGGTGTTCGGGGACTCGACGGTGGACCCCGGGAACAACAACCGGCTGCAGACGGTGATGAGGGCCAACTTCCTGCCGTACGGCGCGGGCTTCCTTGGCGGCAGGCCCACCGGCCGGTTCAGCAACGGCAGGCTCATCACTGACATACTCG CGGAAAGACTAGGTGTAGCGAGGAGCCTTCCAGGTTTCCGCGAGCCAAGGTTGAGGCCAAGGCAGCTCAGAAGGGGTGTGAGTTTTGCATCAGCAGGCTCCGGATACGATGATGCGACCGCCAGGGTATCG AATACACTATCATTTTCCAATCAAGTCGAGGACCTATGGCGTTACAGAAGAAACCTCCAAAGATTAGTGGGACCAAGAAGAGCTGGTCAACTTCTCAGGAGGGCTACATTCGTCATAAGTGCTGGAACAACCGATCTGTTTAACCACTATCTTGCCACAAACCGTTCAGGAACAGAGAGTTGGCCGCCGTATGAGAACCTACTGATAACACGTGTCGCTAACTATACCCAG GCAATGAGAGCACTTGGAGGAAGGAGATTTGTATTTGTTGGAGTGCCCCCAGTTGGGTGTTTACCACTTGTTAGAACCTTGCTAGGCACGGGTGCAGAAACATGCCATGAAAACATGAACTCCATGGCAACTTCATTTAACAGAAGGCTAGGCGAAGTGGTGCGCTTTCTGAGGAACCAACGAGATATCAGAGCTACTTTTGTTGATGTTTATCCGATCATAAGCATGGCGACAATAGACCCCAAAAACTTTG GGTTGACAGAGACATCAAGAGGCTGCTGTGGAACAGGGGTTATTGAAGTTGGGCAAACATGCAGAGGCCGATTAACATGCACAGATCCCAGCAAGTACATGTACTGGGATGCTGTCCACCAAACAGAGAGAATGAACCAAATCATCACTGATTACGTGATTATGAATTCAATTGGAGAAATTTATGCCTAG